The proteins below come from a single Prolixibacter sp. NT017 genomic window:
- the gltB gene encoding glutamate synthase large subunit, which produces MVQKRFPQPQGMYDPANEHDACGIGFVAHIKGQQSHDIVERGLTVLRNMDHRGATSADNQTGDGAGILLQIPHDFFISQKIDLPSAGHYGTGLVFLPVDEEEAAVCQEVMNRYIELEGLRLIAWRDVPVDSSVVGEIARRTEPNVKQVFVTAHMEQDALERKLYLVRKQAEREIRESHLNEKESFYLPSFSTKVIIYKGMLTPDQLRSYYKDLTHPEMKSAIALVHSRFSTNTFPTWDLAQPFRMVAHNGEINTVKGNRLWMHAREALLQSDLFGDELEKLFPVVEPGKSDSSSFDNVLEFLHMTGRDMPHSLCMMIPESFNEKNPIPESLKAFYEYNSTLMEPWDGPASMVFSDGRYIGGTLDRNGLRPSRYVITNNDLIVMGSEVGVQTFPADEIKEKGRLRPGKLLLVDTKLGILIPDKEVKAQLSRRNPYINWLKENRLLMEDIVVKQRVSSNMGEDFPAYAKVFGYSKEDINMLLKPMAETGAEPTSSMGNDTPIAVFSEKPKRFFSYFRQMFAQVTNPAIDPIREGLVMSLTNYIGSLSGNMLEESPEHCKLIKFDSPIITNTDLGKIKDLKHEAFNHATIPMLFPVKDGVEGFKKSFNNMLAQAEKAVDDKKNLIILTDRGISAEQAPIPSLLCVSAVHHHLIQKKKRMQIGIIVESAEPREVMHFALLLGFGASVVNPYLAFAALDKKVREGEITMEYKDARKNYIKAIDKGLLKILSKMGISTLRSYHGAQIFEAIGVSQELIEKYFKGTASRISGIGLEEIYRETMMFHAQAFAPNGQHKFMLKNTGEYHYRQDGEHHAWNPETIGLLQWATKTNDYDVYKKFSQLVDKENQKPAFIRGALQWKKNPIPVDEVESEENIMKRFVTGAMSYGSISKEAHEALAIAMNAIGGRSNTGEGGEDPDRFGTDRNSKIKQIASGRFGVTNNYLMNAQEIQIKIAQGAKPGEGGQLPGYKVNKIIAKTRKSTPGITLISPPPHHDIYSIEDLAQLIYDLKNVNPAAKVSVKLVSETGVGTVAAGVAKGFSDIIIISGTEGGTGASPASSIKHAGLPAELGISEAQQTLVMNNLRGRVKLQTDGQLKNGRDVVIMGLLGAEEFGIATASLIVMGCVMMRKCHLNTCPAGIATQNKKLRKRFIGRSEYVINYFQFIAREIREYMAEIGVRTFDELVGRADLLESNPDVMNWKMKTVDFSKLLYVPKEAAQYPLHNVQPNTKNLDDVIDRTLIREANKAIKSGEKVWIAHDINNVMRTVGAMLSGEVSKRYGEEGLPEDTINCTFRGSAGQSFGAFLTKGSTFRLEGDSNDYLGKGLSGGKITVVPPQGANFVPEENIIVGNTTLYGATSGEVYIRGVAGERFCVRNSGAIAVVEGTGDHCCEYMTGGRTVVLGTTGRNFAAGMSGGIAYVLDEKGDFDYYCNKGLVELTPVEDRSDIQELQEMISNHLLHTQSSLAQRILTNWDEYLPKFVKVIPFEYKKVLEELKLKELKKKLELTEDDPARHE; this is translated from the coding sequence ATGGTGCAGAAAAGATTTCCACAACCGCAGGGGATGTACGACCCTGCAAACGAGCACGATGCCTGTGGTATTGGGTTTGTTGCGCACATCAAAGGACAGCAGTCGCATGATATAGTAGAGCGAGGACTGACTGTTTTGCGGAACATGGACCACCGGGGTGCGACCAGCGCCGACAATCAAACCGGTGACGGGGCAGGCATATTGCTACAGATTCCGCACGACTTTTTCATCTCACAGAAAATAGATTTGCCTTCAGCAGGTCATTACGGAACAGGCCTTGTTTTTCTTCCGGTAGACGAAGAAGAGGCCGCCGTGTGTCAGGAGGTAATGAATCGTTATATCGAACTGGAAGGATTGCGTTTAATTGCATGGAGAGATGTTCCGGTTGACAGCTCTGTCGTAGGTGAGATTGCACGACGGACCGAACCCAACGTGAAACAGGTTTTCGTTACAGCTCACATGGAACAGGATGCGCTGGAGCGGAAGTTGTATTTGGTTCGAAAGCAGGCTGAGAGAGAGATTCGCGAATCTCATCTGAATGAGAAAGAATCGTTTTACCTGCCCAGTTTCTCAACGAAGGTAATTATCTATAAAGGTATGCTTACGCCCGATCAGTTGCGTAGCTACTATAAAGATTTAACTCATCCGGAGATGAAGAGTGCGATTGCGCTGGTTCATTCCCGTTTTAGTACCAATACTTTTCCAACCTGGGATCTGGCGCAGCCGTTTCGCATGGTGGCACACAACGGTGAAATTAATACGGTTAAAGGAAACCGCCTGTGGATGCATGCCCGCGAAGCGCTGCTTCAGTCCGATTTATTCGGCGATGAGTTGGAAAAACTCTTCCCGGTGGTCGAACCCGGAAAGTCAGACTCGTCTTCGTTTGACAACGTACTCGAGTTCCTGCACATGACAGGCCGCGACATGCCGCACTCATTGTGTATGATGATTCCGGAATCGTTCAATGAAAAGAACCCGATTCCGGAAAGCCTGAAAGCATTTTACGAATACAACTCCACCTTGATGGAGCCATGGGACGGACCCGCATCGATGGTTTTCTCCGATGGCCGTTATATCGGTGGAACACTCGATAGGAATGGTTTGCGTCCGTCACGTTACGTGATTACCAACAACGATTTGATTGTGATGGGATCGGAAGTCGGAGTGCAGACTTTTCCGGCAGATGAAATTAAAGAAAAAGGTCGTTTACGTCCGGGAAAACTGTTGCTGGTCGATACCAAATTAGGTATCCTGATTCCTGATAAGGAAGTAAAGGCCCAGCTTTCGCGCAGAAACCCTTATATCAACTGGCTGAAAGAAAATCGCCTGTTGATGGAAGACATTGTTGTAAAGCAGCGTGTTTCTTCGAACATGGGAGAGGACTTCCCGGCGTACGCGAAAGTATTTGGTTACTCGAAAGAAGACATCAACATGTTGTTGAAGCCGATGGCTGAAACCGGTGCCGAGCCCACCAGTTCCATGGGTAACGACACACCGATAGCGGTTTTCTCTGAAAAACCAAAGCGGTTCTTCAGTTACTTCCGTCAGATGTTTGCCCAGGTAACCAACCCGGCGATCGACCCCATCAGGGAAGGACTGGTGATGTCACTCACCAACTACATCGGTTCCCTTTCGGGGAATATGTTGGAAGAGAGCCCGGAGCACTGTAAGTTGATCAAATTCGACAGTCCGATTATCACCAACACCGATTTGGGGAAAATCAAGGATTTGAAGCACGAGGCATTCAATCATGCCACCATTCCCATGCTTTTCCCGGTGAAAGATGGTGTGGAAGGATTTAAGAAATCGTTCAATAATATGTTGGCTCAGGCCGAAAAGGCCGTTGACGACAAAAAGAACTTAATCATATTAACCGACCGCGGTATTTCTGCAGAACAGGCTCCGATTCCTTCGTTGCTTTGTGTTTCCGCGGTTCATCACCATCTCATCCAGAAGAAAAAGCGGATGCAGATTGGTATCATCGTCGAGTCAGCCGAACCACGCGAAGTAATGCACTTTGCGCTGTTACTGGGATTCGGTGCCAGCGTTGTGAATCCATATCTGGCTTTTGCCGCTTTGGATAAAAAAGTGCGTGAAGGCGAAATTACAATGGAATACAAAGATGCCCGGAAGAACTACATCAAGGCCATCGATAAAGGCCTGCTGAAGATTCTGTCGAAAATGGGTATTTCCACGTTACGTTCGTACCACGGCGCCCAGATTTTTGAAGCCATCGGCGTAAGCCAGGAACTGATTGAGAAATATTTCAAAGGAACAGCGTCGCGTATTAGCGGTATCGGTCTCGAAGAGATTTACCGTGAAACGATGATGTTCCATGCTCAGGCATTTGCTCCCAACGGTCAACATAAGTTTATGCTGAAGAATACCGGTGAATATCATTACCGGCAAGATGGTGAGCATCACGCCTGGAACCCGGAAACCATCGGGTTGTTGCAATGGGCAACCAAAACCAACGATTACGATGTGTACAAGAAGTTCAGCCAGCTGGTTGACAAGGAAAATCAGAAGCCGGCTTTCATTCGCGGTGCTTTGCAGTGGAAGAAGAATCCGATTCCGGTCGATGAGGTAGAGTCGGAAGAAAATATCATGAAGCGTTTCGTGACCGGAGCCATGTCTTACGGTTCCATTTCGAAAGAAGCACACGAAGCATTGGCAATTGCTATGAACGCCATTGGCGGACGAAGCAATACCGGTGAAGGAGGAGAAGATCCGGACCGGTTCGGCACTGACAGAAACTCCAAAATCAAGCAGATCGCATCGGGGCGTTTTGGCGTGACCAATAACTACCTGATGAATGCTCAGGAGATACAGATTAAAATTGCGCAGGGGGCAAAACCCGGAGAAGGTGGACAGCTTCCGGGATATAAGGTGAACAAAATCATCGCAAAAACCCGTAAATCGACACCGGGGATTACGCTGATTTCACCACCTCCGCACCACGATATTTATTCGATTGAGGACCTGGCACAGTTGATTTACGACCTGAAAAATGTAAATCCCGCCGCTAAAGTTTCTGTGAAGCTGGTTTCTGAAACCGGTGTAGGAACGGTAGCTGCTGGTGTAGCCAAGGGATTCTCCGATATCATTATTATTAGTGGAACCGAAGGAGGGACAGGAGCTTCTCCGGCCAGTTCGATCAAGCATGCCGGACTGCCGGCCGAACTCGGAATCTCGGAGGCACAGCAAACGTTGGTTATGAATAACCTGCGTGGTCGCGTTAAGCTGCAGACCGACGGGCAGCTGAAAAATGGTCGCGATGTCGTTATCATGGGACTGTTGGGAGCTGAGGAATTTGGTATCGCTACAGCGTCACTGATTGTGATGGGATGTGTGATGATGCGTAAGTGTCACCTGAATACCTGTCCGGCAGGAATTGCAACTCAGAATAAGAAGTTACGGAAGCGTTTCATTGGACGCTCAGAATATGTTATCAACTATTTCCAATTCATTGCCCGGGAAATTCGCGAATACATGGCCGAGATTGGTGTCCGCACCTTCGATGAACTCGTCGGGCGTGCCGATCTGCTGGAGTCGAATCCTGACGTGATGAACTGGAAGATGAAGACGGTTGACTTCTCGAAGTTGCTGTATGTACCGAAGGAAGCTGCTCAGTATCCGCTCCACAACGTTCAGCCCAACACCAAGAATCTGGACGATGTGATTGACCGGACCCTCATCCGTGAGGCTAATAAAGCCATTAAAAGCGGAGAAAAAGTTTGGATTGCGCATGATATCAACAATGTGATGCGGACTGTCGGAGCCATGCTTTCGGGTGAAGTTTCCAAGCGATACGGGGAAGAAGGTCTTCCGGAAGATACCATCAACTGTACTTTTAGAGGTTCGGCCGGCCAGAGTTTCGGTGCATTCCTGACCAAAGGTAGCACTTTCCGCCTGGAAGGCGATTCAAACGACTACCTCGGAAAAGGACTTTCCGGAGGTAAGATAACGGTTGTTCCGCCACAGGGAGCTAATTTCGTCCCGGAAGAAAACATTATTGTGGGTAACACAACGTTATATGGTGCAACCAGTGGCGAAGTGTATATCCGGGGAGTTGCCGGTGAGCGTTTCTGCGTTCGTAACTCCGGTGCGATAGCTGTTGTGGAAGGAACCGGAGACCATTGCTGCGAGTACATGACCGGCGGACGGACCGTCGTTCTGGGTACAACCGGACGGAACTTTGCAGCGGGTATGAGTGGGGGAATCGCCTACGTGCTTGATGAGAAGGGCGACTTCGATTACTACTGTAACAAAGGGTTGGTTGAACTGACACCTGTGGAGGACAGATCCGATATTCAGGAACTGCAGGAGATGATTAGTAACCACTTGCTGCATACACAGAGTTCCCTGGCCCAGCGAATTCTGACTAACTGGGATGAGTACCTTCCCAAATTTGTTAAGGTGATCCCATTCGAATATAAGAAAGTGCTTGAAGAGCTTAAGTTGAAGGAATTGAAGAAGAAACTTGAGTTGACGGAAGATGATCCGGCCCGACACGAATAG
- the argH gene encoding argininosuccinate lyase: MKLWDKGYKVDSLIERFTVGKDVEMDYSLAEFDVLGSLAHIHMLESIHLLEKDELTILTNELSKIYKEIKNGDFVIEDGVEDVHSQVEMLLTQRLGDVGKKIHSGRSRNDQVLVDLKLFTRHELKVLVEKVESLYRTLVAQSEKYKEVLMPGYTHLQVAMPSSFGLWFGAYAESLIDDLLLVQAAYRVADQNPLGSAAGYGSSFPLNRQMTTDLLGFDTMNYNVVYAQMGRGKTEKVVAFALSSVAATLAKLAMDVCLYMSQNFNFVSLPKELTTGSSIMPHKKNPDVFELLRSHCNKIQALPNQITMMVNNLPSGYFRDLQLVKEVFIPAFAELNDCLDIAGFAIANLEVNQSILDDERYKYMYSVEEVNRRVLSGVPFRDAYREVGEEINRGEFQPDMAVNHTHEGSIGNLCLKEIDQKMEEVLKGFSFERVELAFQKLLGQ, translated from the coding sequence ATGAAACTCTGGGACAAGGGATATAAAGTAGATTCGCTAATCGAGAGATTTACAGTCGGTAAAGATGTGGAAATGGATTATTCGCTTGCTGAATTTGATGTGCTCGGTTCGTTGGCACATATTCATATGCTTGAATCTATTCATCTGCTTGAGAAAGATGAGCTCACGATTTTGACTAATGAACTAAGTAAAATATATAAGGAGATCAAAAACGGTGATTTCGTTATCGAAGATGGTGTCGAAGATGTGCATTCCCAGGTTGAGATGTTGTTGACTCAAAGGCTCGGTGATGTTGGGAAGAAGATCCACAGTGGTCGCTCCAGGAATGACCAGGTTCTTGTCGATTTGAAACTATTTACTCGTCATGAATTAAAAGTATTAGTAGAGAAGGTTGAGTCACTGTATCGCACGCTTGTTGCCCAAAGCGAAAAATACAAAGAGGTACTGATGCCCGGATATACACATCTTCAGGTGGCAATGCCTTCGTCGTTTGGTTTGTGGTTTGGCGCTTACGCGGAGAGTTTGATTGACGATCTGTTGCTGGTTCAGGCTGCATATCGGGTAGCCGACCAGAATCCGCTGGGATCGGCTGCGGGCTATGGTTCGTCCTTCCCGCTGAACCGGCAAATGACAACGGATCTTCTTGGATTCGACACCATGAATTACAACGTGGTATATGCGCAGATGGGGAGAGGCAAGACGGAAAAAGTGGTAGCCTTTGCGTTGTCGTCGGTGGCGGCTACGCTGGCAAAGCTGGCCATGGATGTATGTTTATATATGAGCCAGAATTTCAACTTTGTGTCGTTGCCGAAGGAGTTGACGACAGGTTCCAGTATTATGCCGCACAAGAAAAACCCGGATGTTTTCGAGCTGTTACGTTCGCACTGCAATAAGATACAGGCATTGCCGAATCAGATTACGATGATGGTGAATAACCTGCCCAGTGGTTATTTCAGGGATTTGCAGCTGGTGAAAGAGGTATTTATTCCGGCTTTCGCCGAGTTGAATGACTGTTTGGACATTGCCGGTTTTGCAATTGCCAACCTGGAGGTGAACCAGTCCATTTTGGATGATGAACGTTATAAATATATGTATAGCGTGGAAGAGGTAAACCGCCGGGTGCTTTCCGGAGTACCCTTCCGTGATGCCTACCGGGAAGTGGGAGAGGAAATAAACAGAGGTGAATTTCAGCCCGATATGGCGGTAAACCATACACATGAAGGAAGTATCGGAAATTTGTGCCTAAAGGAGATCGATCAAAAAATGGAAGAAGTACTGAAGGGCTTTTCTTTTGAGAGAGTCGAATTAGCCTTTCAGAAGCTGTTGGGGCAGTAA
- a CDS encoding P-II family nitrogen regulator produces the protein MKKIEAIIRKTKFDEVKEALKEVGIDFFSYWDVRGIGQARQERVYRGVVYDTSSIERTKLSIIVRDKNVDKTVKAILDTAQTGEIGDGKIFVVDIQQSYRIRTGESGDEALFIKGLEE, from the coding sequence ATGAAAAAAATTGAAGCGATTATCCGAAAAACAAAATTCGATGAGGTGAAAGAAGCTCTCAAAGAAGTAGGGATTGATTTCTTCTCGTACTGGGATGTCCGGGGTATCGGGCAAGCCCGCCAGGAAAGAGTCTATCGTGGAGTGGTTTACGACACGAGTTCTATTGAGCGTACCAAACTATCTATCATAGTGCGCGACAAAAACGTGGACAAAACAGTGAAAGCCATTTTGGACACAGCTCAGACGGGCGAGATCGGTGACGGAAAAATCTTCGTTGTTGATATCCAGCAGTCCTACCGTATCAGGACCGGCGAGTCAGGTGATGAAGCCTTGTTTATTAAAGGTTTGGAGGAGTAA
- a CDS encoding ammonium transporter, giving the protein MQDTSKLTDIASAVSSNATSLDTVWVLVAAVLVMFMQPGFAMVEAGFTRAKNTANILMKNLMDFSVGSLAFWLVGFSLMFGSDIGSFIGKPNLFFTASYGNDVPDLAILFFQTVFAATAATIVSGAVAERTKFSSYLIFSVVITLFIYPVSGHWVWGGGWLSELGFHDFAGSTVVHSVGAWLGLVGAIMVGPRIGKYNGKSKAIPGHNLTFGALGVFILWFGWFGFNPGSQLAAAGADNSHAISLIFITTNLAAAAGALSSMLVSWGRYKFPSLSLTLNGALAGLVAITAGCDTVTPGGAIAIGAIAGIILVFGVEFIDQKLRIDDPVGAVSVHGLGGAAGTLMVGLFSTNGGLFYGGGAKLLGVQAIGVLAVMAWAIGTGFILFKILKSTIGLRVSRRIEEEGLDVYEHGESAYN; this is encoded by the coding sequence ATGCAAGATACTTCGAAATTAACAGATATTGCGTCGGCGGTTAGTTCCAACGCAACCTCACTAGATACCGTCTGGGTACTTGTAGCAGCCGTTTTGGTGATGTTCATGCAGCCTGGCTTCGCAATGGTGGAAGCTGGCTTTACCCGGGCAAAAAATACGGCCAACATCCTGATGAAAAACCTGATGGATTTCAGTGTCGGTTCATTGGCATTTTGGCTGGTTGGATTTAGTCTGATGTTTGGCAGCGACATCGGCAGTTTTATAGGTAAACCGAATCTCTTCTTCACTGCAAGTTACGGGAATGACGTTCCGGATTTAGCCATCCTGTTTTTCCAAACCGTATTTGCAGCTACTGCGGCTACAATTGTTTCCGGTGCCGTTGCTGAACGGACTAAATTTAGTTCGTACCTAATTTTCAGTGTCGTTATAACCCTTTTTATTTATCCAGTTTCAGGCCATTGGGTCTGGGGCGGAGGTTGGCTTTCGGAACTTGGCTTTCATGATTTTGCCGGCTCGACCGTAGTTCACTCTGTAGGTGCCTGGTTAGGTCTGGTAGGTGCCATCATGGTTGGACCCCGTATCGGGAAATACAACGGCAAGTCAAAGGCCATTCCGGGCCATAACCTCACCTTTGGCGCTCTTGGCGTGTTTATTTTGTGGTTTGGATGGTTTGGTTTTAATCCCGGTTCGCAGCTTGCGGCTGCCGGAGCGGATAATTCTCATGCCATTTCATTAATATTTATTACAACTAACCTGGCAGCTGCTGCGGGTGCTTTAAGCTCCATGCTTGTATCGTGGGGACGTTATAAATTCCCGTCGCTGTCACTGACACTGAACGGTGCTTTAGCAGGATTGGTAGCCATTACAGCCGGTTGTGACACGGTTACTCCCGGTGGTGCGATTGCCATTGGAGCTATTGCCGGAATCATCCTGGTATTTGGTGTTGAATTTATCGACCAGAAACTGCGTATAGACGACCCAGTGGGTGCAGTATCGGTTCACGGATTGGGTGGAGCCGCCGGAACCTTGATGGTTGGTTTATTCTCTACTAATGGAGGTTTGTTCTATGGCGGTGGAGCAAAACTCCTGGGTGTTCAGGCAATCGGTGTACTGGCTGTTATGGCCTGGGCGATTGGCACTGGCTTTATCCTGTTTAAGATTTTGAAATCAACTATTGGCCTGCGTGTTTCCCGCCGGATCGAAGAGGAAGGTCTGGATGTTTACGAACACGGAGAATCAGCTTACAACTAA
- a CDS encoding MFS transporter has translation MVKYPQQVPLLKNHNLHIIFSITLIAVMGVASITPAFPDVMHYFKITPVEVGYLITAFTLPGVLLTPVAGILGDRLGRKNILIPSLLIFGAAGLACMFTRSFHILLVFRLLQGIGAASLGSLNITLIGDFFSGQRRAAAMGYNASVLSIGTASYPAVGGMLAMYGWQYPFILPILAVPVAIWALTRLNNPEPDEQPDLKTYLKRAWNNINQRDVWGLFVINILIFVILYGAYLSYFPLLLENRLHANSLQIGLMMSGFSAVTAITSSQLKNINRWLKPRTQLIFSFSFYLVTMAIMSFASSWVVLFIPLITFGLGHGVAIPGIQNLLVGFAPMKERAAFMSINSMVLRLGQTIGPIFIGFFYGLGGISIAFIAGAGVALTMILLAVFFIQLKTTTDVTT, from the coding sequence ATGGTAAAATATCCTCAGCAAGTCCCTCTGTTAAAAAACCACAACCTTCACATCATTTTTTCAATTACCCTGATTGCTGTAATGGGCGTAGCCAGTATCACGCCGGCCTTCCCCGATGTGATGCATTATTTCAAAATCACGCCGGTTGAAGTCGGATATCTTATCACCGCTTTTACCTTGCCCGGAGTATTACTTACACCTGTTGCAGGAATTTTAGGCGACCGACTGGGACGCAAAAACATCCTGATTCCCTCCCTGCTCATTTTCGGAGCGGCAGGACTGGCCTGCATGTTCACCCGCTCGTTTCATATTCTGTTGGTCTTCCGCCTCCTGCAGGGAATCGGAGCAGCATCACTGGGAAGCCTGAACATCACCTTAATCGGCGACTTTTTCTCGGGACAACGCCGGGCGGCTGCCATGGGATACAATGCCAGCGTGCTCAGTATCGGAACCGCTTCCTATCCGGCTGTTGGCGGTATGCTCGCCATGTACGGATGGCAATATCCTTTCATTCTGCCCATTCTTGCAGTTCCAGTTGCCATTTGGGCTTTAACCCGCCTGAATAATCCTGAACCGGACGAACAACCCGATTTAAAAACTTACCTAAAACGAGCGTGGAATAACATTAACCAACGCGATGTGTGGGGATTATTCGTGATAAACATCCTCATCTTCGTTATCCTTTATGGTGCTTATCTCTCCTATTTCCCGCTGTTGCTTGAAAACCGACTACATGCCAACTCGCTGCAAATAGGCCTTATGATGTCCGGTTTCTCTGCTGTCACCGCCATCACCTCCTCACAACTAAAAAATATCAATCGCTGGTTGAAGCCCCGAACCCAACTGATTTTCAGCTTCAGCTTTTACTTGGTTACGATGGCCATTATGTCGTTCGCTTCTTCATGGGTTGTACTTTTCATTCCACTCATCACCTTCGGACTGGGCCACGGCGTGGCGATTCCAGGAATTCAAAATCTTCTGGTCGGTTTTGCTCCGATGAAAGAACGAGCCGCTTTTATGTCAATCAATAGTATGGTGTTGCGTCTGGGACAAACAATTGGTCCCATTTTCATCGGTTTCTTCTACGGTCTGGGAGGAATTTCCATCGCCTTCATTGCGGGAGCCGGCGTCGCCCTCACAATGATATTGCTGGCTGTTTTTTTCATTCAGCTAAAAACAACTACAGACGTGACCACCTAA
- a CDS encoding APC family permease: protein MRKDDIKLGEAVSMGIGGMVGGGIFAVLGLAISLSKGGTPVAFMLAGIITLLTAYAYSKLSLKYPSKGGTVNFINQAFGKTIFSGGTNNLLWISYIIMLSLYSSAFGSYAGNLFHVVSDPTLNKHLFISGIIIFSTILNYLSVRVVAEAESVAVYIKMTILTLFIIIGGYGLFHANHLTQFEFSNWTGPVKLFSGGMVIFVAYEGFELIANASSDIVNPKKNIPRSYFIAISIVILLYVLISFVTVASLSFDKIQKAQEYVLAEAAKPELGHIGFTIITLAAMISTFTAINSTLFGGSRVNYELGIDDELPHEFTKHFWNQPVGLLFTSAFTLLIANTLDLESISTSGSAGFLIIFAIVNLANVRLYKETASKRYISIAGFVMCSVAFLFLLKNQLTNNFWGMIISLGIIAASFAMEYIYKATEKKKKTESVYSKD, encoded by the coding sequence ATGCGCAAAGACGATATCAAACTGGGAGAAGCCGTCTCCATGGGAATTGGCGGAATGGTCGGAGGCGGAATTTTTGCCGTCCTTGGACTGGCTATTTCATTGAGTAAAGGAGGGACGCCAGTAGCTTTTATGCTGGCCGGAATTATTACTTTATTAACGGCATATGCCTACTCTAAGCTTTCGCTGAAATATCCAAGCAAGGGAGGAACTGTCAACTTTATTAACCAGGCATTTGGCAAAACCATCTTCAGCGGAGGCACCAACAACCTGCTATGGATTAGCTACATCATTATGCTTTCGCTGTATTCCTCAGCTTTTGGCAGCTACGCCGGAAACCTTTTCCATGTCGTTAGTGACCCGACGCTCAACAAGCACTTATTCATTTCGGGGATTATCATTTTCTCAACCATATTGAATTACCTCAGTGTTCGCGTTGTGGCCGAAGCAGAATCAGTTGCAGTATACATTAAGATGACTATTCTGACGCTGTTTATTATTATTGGCGGTTATGGCTTGTTTCATGCTAATCATCTTACCCAGTTTGAATTCAGTAACTGGACCGGTCCGGTTAAATTGTTCAGCGGCGGAATGGTTATTTTCGTGGCTTACGAAGGTTTTGAGCTGATTGCCAATGCCTCATCGGATATCGTCAACCCCAAAAAAAATATTCCACGCTCCTATTTTATCGCCATCTCCATTGTGATTTTGCTTTATGTACTGATTTCGTTCGTGACCGTAGCATCCCTTTCGTTCGATAAGATTCAGAAAGCCCAGGAATATGTACTGGCCGAAGCCGCCAAACCGGAGCTGGGACACATTGGTTTTACCATCATTACGCTGGCAGCCATGATTTCTACGTTCACGGCCATCAATTCAACGCTTTTCGGCGGAAGCCGCGTAAATTACGAACTGGGAATCGACGACGAACTGCCACACGAGTTCACCAAGCATTTCTGGAACCAGCCGGTGGGACTTCTTTTTACTTCGGCTTTTACACTGCTTATTGCGAATACGCTTGACCTGGAAAGCATCTCCACATCGGGTAGTGCAGGCTTTCTCATCATTTTTGCGATTGTCAACCTGGCCAACGTCCGACTGTACAAAGAAACCGCTTCCAAACGGTACATTTCAATTGCCGGCTTTGTGATGTGCTCTGTAGCTTTTCTCTTCCTGCTAAAGAACCAACTGACGAACAATTTCTGGGGAATGATAATTTCACTGGGAATTATTGCGGCCTCGTTTGCCATGGAGTATATTTACAAAGCTACCGAGAAGAAGAAAAAAACCGAATCGGTTTATTCCAAAGACTGA
- a CDS encoding nitroreductase, with product MNLEDITQLIKERRTHPTRFFNDKEVPKELIKQLLENGNWAPNQKKTEPWRFVVISGEGREKFVSEVKTELEEAQKNGADIPGDKVNKFALHFRKASVAVAIIANLDEEHRLPEWEEMAAVSMAVQNIWLSATAAGLSTFWATPPFISQLDSCLDLKPNQKSMGFLFLGYANRPFPANGREPVEDKITWKE from the coding sequence ATGAACCTGGAAGATATTACCCAATTAATCAAAGAAAGAAGAACACACCCGACTCGTTTTTTTAACGACAAGGAAGTTCCGAAAGAGCTCATCAAACAGCTGCTTGAAAATGGCAACTGGGCCCCTAATCAAAAGAAAACGGAACCGTGGAGGTTTGTTGTCATCAGTGGCGAAGGCAGAGAGAAATTTGTTTCGGAAGTGAAAACCGAACTGGAAGAAGCACAAAAAAACGGAGCCGACATTCCTGGCGACAAGGTCAACAAGTTTGCGCTGCACTTCCGGAAGGCATCAGTAGCCGTTGCTATTATAGCCAATCTCGATGAAGAACACCGCCTTCCCGAATGGGAGGAAATGGCTGCCGTTTCCATGGCAGTGCAAAACATCTGGCTGTCAGCTACCGCTGCAGGATTGAGTACTTTCTGGGCAACGCCTCCGTTTATTAGTCAACTAGATAGCTGTCTCGATTTGAAGCCCAACCAGAAGTCGATGGGATTTCTGTTCCTAGGCTACGCGAACCGACCATTCCCAGCCAATGGAAGAGAACCTGTTGAAGATAAGATTACCTGGAAAGAATAA